In Mucinivorans hirudinis, the DNA window GCTACGCGCTGCCGATAACTGACAAGACCAGTTATTAGGTTGGGTACCAAGCGAGTGAGGATTTACGCTACGCGCCCTATTTCCAAGTTGATAACGCGTAACAATGATTTTGTCGAAGTCCAACACCGGATTCGCCAACAGAATCTCTTTTTTAAGAGCCAAAGCGCGTTGTGCATTCGCTATAGACTTGGCATCTATCTTATTAACTCCCTCAAATCCGGCTTTAGCCAACGCCTGCAATTCTGCATATTTCTCTTGATACTCCTTGCCAAGTTTTGCATCCTTTAGTGCTGCGCCAATAGCATCGACATTGAGCCACGACAACTGCTCTTGCAGAGCAACAACCTCGTTAGCCTGCTTGATAAGAGCCACAAACCCTTCTAACTGAGCAGCTTTATCTGTCAATTTATCCAACGCGGCAGCTTTTTCAGTAAAGTATGATTTGTTTGAAATAGAGGCTATTGCCTTTTTCAAGGCTCCATTTTCGATAATAGTTCCGGGCGTAGTGAGCCAATCTTCCAGAGGCACACCAAAGTTTGCCAATATTATTTGCACACTCTCCGGCGCCGACTTTCTGAGCATAGCAGCCTCCTCTTGTCCACTGGTAGGCAGCACTTTGAATACAGCTGAACCGCCCGACGAACCTTCGTCAATACCGATTGAAGCCTCGAAGCGGTCGTAGTCACCGTTTGTTAAATCTACAATCAGAGTGCTATTTGCGTGCGCCAATACCCCGCGATTAAAAGTCTCATCACGCAGGCGGAATTTTTTGCCCGAAAAGTTTTTATTAAGGCTAAACCAATCACTTTCAACTCGTTTGTACTTAAACTTTGTCTCATCAAGCCACTTAACAGTTCCATCTTTTTTTATAATTTTGGCATCTGCCCAAACAGCGTGGTCATAATCCACACCATCTTCGGTAGCCCAAGTCACGAGCACCAACTCTTTTAGCCCTTTTAGGTTGATATTAACTTTTCCCGGAGCTTTGCCTCGTTTGTAAACATCCGACACAAAAGGAAGTCCCGCAACCGAAGTTGCCATCGTCTTCTCTTTGGCAGACAGAGCCTTATCAGCCCAACTTTGCGCAGGAGGCGGTGAACCCTTCTTTTGTGCCGCACTCGCAAGTGTTGCCACCGCAAGCATTGCAATTAATAGTCTTTTCATTGTTTTTATTGTTTTAGGTTATTCGGCAAATGGATAGACCGCAGAAACGTTCACCGAGAATGGGCGGTTTCGATAGCTCCACACCAAATTTTTCGCTGCATCGAACTCAACAATCTGTAAATCAGCGCAATCAGGCGCAACGTGTCCGAGCCAGTTGGTCGCAATAATATTACCATTAGGCAACATCGCCGCACCAGCCACAAATTGGAACTTGGCACCGTCTACATCATTTTGCGCCAATTTCGTTGTTGCTTCGCCCGTGGCACGGTCAATCTCCACCAAGGAGTGAGAATCACCACACGAAACCAATAAGTTGCCATTATCCAACTCAATCAATGAGAATGGCACAGTACCCTCTCCACAAGCGTACTCTTTGACCAATTCGCCCGCATCGTTAATCTCGATAACTTTGCTCTGAGTGATTACCGGAATGAGATAGTTGCCGTTTTTTGCCTTACTGACAACGCGAAACTGAGCGTGAGGATTAGGAATATTAATCTCATATTTCACCTCTTTCACAGGTATTCCGTTCATATCCAACTCTTCAATCAACAGAGGGTTGTCACAGGTTGCCACCATAAAGTTACCGTTTGCCAACTGCACAGCCGTTTGCATCTCAGCACTATCGTTTTTGGTTTTGTAGTCCCATATCATCAACCCATTTCTATCAATCAATCGCGCGCCTTTCTTATAAGAGAAAAGTATGTCTCCATTTTTCGTAAGACTGATTGTGTTACATTCCGGTCTGCCGCTCTCGGTTGGTAGCGCCATAGCCCACTCAACATTTTGGGTGGCTTTGTCGATGATTGCTATCGAATCCCAATAGGAACCGGCGATTAACAGTTTTTCGGTAGGTTTGGGAGCAGTCGAGCAGCCAATCATCGTCACTGCCGCCGCCGCAAGTATAATTTTTTTCATTTTCTATAGGTGTTATTAGTTGGTCGCCGGTGGTTCAAGTTTATTGTTTGCAACCGACGACCAAGCACTAACTATTTACAAATCATTAAACATCTCAAACGCTTGCGCAGGGGTCAGTCCATCGTGCACCACTGCCGACACAGCTTGAATCATCGCCTCGGGTTTGCTGCTTTGGAAAACGTTGCGCCCCATATCAACGCCTGCAGCACCCTCATTGATAGCCTTGTAGCACAAATCAAGCGCCTCCAACTCTTCGAGTTTTTTTCCGCCGGCAATCACAATGGGTACGGGACAGGCATTAACAACCTTTTCAAAGCCGTCACAGTAGTAGGTCTTTACAATGTTAGCACCATTCTCTGCCGCAACGCGCGAAGCCAAACCGAAATACTTAGCATCGCGTGCCATCTCCTTACCCACAGCCGTAACTCCCATCGTGGGAATACCATACTTGTAGCCATAATCGGCAGCCTGCACCAAGTTTTTGATGGTTAGAGCCTCGTATGTTCCTCCCATAGAAATCATTACAGCCATCGCCGAAGCGTTCAGTCGTACCGCATCCACAATATCAATCAGGCACTCGTTATTGAGTTCCGTAAGAATCGACGAGCCTGCCGAGTATCGCAAACATATCGCCTTGTTCGAGTCGGCAGGTACTACCGAGCGTAACGAACCGCGTGTACACATCAGCGAGTCGGCATATTTTATAAGCGGTACAATGCCAAGGTCTAAGCGTTCCAAACCCGAAGTCGGACCCATAATATAGCCGTGGTCAAACGCCAACATTACAGTACGACCGGTTGCGGGGCGGAAAATGCGTGCCATCCTATCGCGCAAACCCCAGTCCGTACCATCCAACCCTTTCAAAAAGTATGATTTAGTTTCAACGGGTATACCAATTCCGTAATCTTTATCCTTGTTTTCAAGGATTCCATCCATATCTGCCATTATATTTAGTTTTTTCGTTAATCTTTTTGTGTTCTCTGTAAGCTTGATACTTAGATGCAAACCCTATGGTTATGGACATTACTATCCAATAGATAAGTTTTGAAATAAATACTTTAAATTAAATTTAAGATTATCTTTCATAAAATAATCGAACACTATAGTAAAAAATGTAGTTAAAGACCCGAATATCAATCCATCAAGCCACTAGAACTTTCTTTGGATTTGATAGTCTTTTTCAGTTTTCATTCTTTTCTCTGTTATTGTTAATCTTTTTGATATGTTCTTGGGCACTATACTTATAGTAAAGCCCCATACTAAAAGCCATAATTATCCCATAGAGAAACTTTGAGATGAATAGCTTTGAACTAATCTCAAAATTCTCTGTAAAGTAAGTATTCAAATATCAGTGAAGTAAATGATACTATAAAGCCAAAAATCAATCCGTCAAACCACCATTTTTTTTGGCGCTGATAATCTTTTTCGGGAGGTTTCCGACACCACATATCTCGTACTATAAAGCACCTGCGAAACTCTCAAACATTGAAGCCCAAGAGGTTGCACCTGCATCTGGGTGTCCAATAGTCTTGTCACCAAGGTTGCGAGCACGTCCGAAGTTTGCCTTCATATTAACGGTAGCCTCCACACCCTTCAATGCAGCATCTGCGCCGACTCTCAAAACCTCATTAATATCATTTGATTGACAAGTCTCGATGGCTTCAACTGCCGGAATCAGAGCATCCATCATCGTTTTGTCTCCAATCGCAGCCTTGGTGTTTTTTTGGACTCCCAACAACCCACCCGCAAACATTTTTTTCAACTCGTCAGCGTCAATCTCCTCAGCAGCAGGCACATTATCCGACATTCCGAGCAGGAATCCGCCAAGCAGCGTAGAGGTTGAACCACTTGTTTCCAGCATCACGGCGAAACCCATATCTCCCAATAACCCTTTGAAGTTTCCACCCTTTTCAGATGCCCTTGCAATTACCTTGAAAGCTGTTTCGATAGCCTCGCCGTGGTCGCCGTCACCCAGAGCCGCATCAAGTTTTGAAAACTCTTCGGCACGACTCTTAATATTAGTATAGGCCGCCCCAATCATTCGCTGGAAGTCGGCAATCGTTATTTTTTCCATATTAGTGGTGTGAGTAATAAGGTGATATGGGCGGATTCCGGAAGGCAAACAGAAGCTTCAAATCCACCCATATCACTCTAAAATTTATTTCCGTGTCCAATAAGGTGCGTTTGAAGGATAATTTTTGAGATAATCTACGTGGTCGTCATCCAACTTAGCAAGAATCATTTGGAAGCCGGCCTGTTCCTGTACTGTAAGCAACTCACCGGCATAACCATCAACAATAACCGCACCCGCCGACTCTAGGTACTTAGCTGCCGCACGATATACGATTAGCTGCTCCATAAGTGTCGAAGAACCAACGCCATTGATGTAAAGCACAACCTTTTCACCCGCTTTTACATCGAGTTTTTTCATCAACATCGACACCATAAATTCCGCAGTAGCGTCAGCCGAGACCAATGGTTGAGCACCACCCGAACCAGCCTCACCGTGCTGACCCATACCAACTTCCATCATACCATCGGGTAGTTCAGTAATGGTTGCGCCATTTTGTGGGTGGGTGCAAGCACGCATCGCCACAGCCAGCGTGGCAATGTTTTTGTTCAGACGCTCGCCAATCTCCATAAGCTCATCGAGAGACTTACCCTCTTCGGCAGCCGCACCCAGAACTTTATACATAACAACTGCTCCGGCAAGTCCACGACGGTCGTCGTCCGCAGCATCCAGACCTGCCGAAATGTCATCGTGCGTCATAATAGAGGCAACTTTAATACCCATACGCTCAGCGAGTTGCTTCGCCATATTACCGCTCATCACATCGCCTGAGTGGTTGAGAATCAGCAATAGAATACCCGCAGGGCGTTGCATCATTTGAATACCTTGGAAGAGACGTTGCGCACCCGGTGCAGCAAAAATATCACCCACGACCGAACAGTCCAACATACCTTCGCCAACAAAGCCGCTCACGGCAGGTTCGTGTCCCGAGCCGCCGAAAGCCACGATAGCAACCTTATCTTGAGACTTTGGATTAGCGCGTACCACGATATTTTCCGCACCAAGTTTTACTTGGTCTTTGAATGCCATCACATACCCTTCCAAAAGTTCAGCGGTGATGTTATTAGTTTCGTTTATGAATTTTGTTTTCATTACTTTTATTGTGATTTGTGATTTGTGATTTGTGATTTGTGATTTGTGATTTGTGATAATGTGATTTGTGATTTGTGATAATGTGATTTGTGATGCTTAATTATCTTAGAAAAAATCACAAATCACAAATCACAAATCACATTATCACAATTTCACATATTAATTATTTTGTAAATTGCATCAACTCAATTGCAATGCCTTCTTCCTCGATAAAGGCAATGGTCAGTTCGTCAGAAAGTTTTGTGATTGGCAGCACAATGGTTTGCCCCTCAGTTGCCGCCACAATATCCTCTACCTCATAGGCAATATGGGCGTGAGTTTTCAGAAGTTCGGGCATTGTACTTTCGGGTTCAAAGCGGAGAAATTCAATGCGATTTGGACTTTTTGAATAGTCTGTGAGGAAAAGACGCATATCGGGCGAGTAGTTTTCGCCCTCTTTAACTACTTGCGTGGGAACGCCAAAGTGATTTAACTTTCTCATTAGTTATAATTTAGCTTTAGGATTAGTAAATCTCAGACCCGCACCGTCGTGGTAGTTTGCCCATTCGTGAACAATAGCACCATTTTCGCCCGCAAGCAGGAAGTGCCAGCTGCCAATTTTACCCAAGTGGATAATGTCGCCAACATTCTGAACCACATAGTTTTTAGACTTTGTAGTAGCAAGTTGTGACGCAGGAATGATTTTCTCAGCGTCGGCTTTAGGCTCACCCAACTCAGTAAAATTGTAGCACGAACCATTGCGTACCATCCAAGTTTCCATCTTTGCGGGGAATTTCGTGGCAACGTGCGAATGTTCAGGAATCATCTGACCGGGAAGCAGATAGATGTCGTGAGCAAAATATCCTGCTTCGGGGTCATTCACAAAAAAGATACCTCCCATACCGCAATTTTCGAAATCACCCATACCAAAGTCGGTATACCACGCCTCTTTTTCAACAAAGTCGGTTACAGGATAACCATAATACTCAAACATTTCATAGAACGCTTTCTTTGCTACTTCAGGTTGAAAAACGCCATCCTTATAGAAATCGGCGTTGGTGTACTTTTTGGTGTAGGGAGCTTTCATCTCTTTTTCACATTTGGTTTGATTCTCTTTTTCGCAGCAATCCTTCTCTTTTTTGCTCTCACAGGCGAAGAGCATCGTTGATGCAACACACAATAGAACTAGGTTTTTTTTCATTTTTTTATCTGTTTTTTTTATTGATGTTTCTTATCCCGATTGGACAAATCGTTTCTCATTTTTCGTTCAATCAACATTGCGCCACACCCTCAATCTCTATCAAAAGCTCATCTCGACAAACATCCGTAACAACGTATATTGCAGGCAAATGCGGGTAACGCTCTTCGATAATTCGCCGTGCCGCTTCCATATCGCCGTCACACTTCAAATATACGCGGAACACCTGGATCTGAGGCTCGTTACGCACCGTAATCCCGTGGTTAGCAAAGTTTTTCTTGCTTATCAGATACTCTATATTTTCTAGGGTTATCACCGTCTGCCGTTCGATGCCTACACCCGTTAGGCTCTCCTCACCTCTGATTGCCGCCGTACCCGATATATAGACCTTGGCGCAATCATAAATAGCCACCGCCTTTGCCCTCTCAAACTTTGGCGTTGTCCGCTGTTTGAAAACCTCATCCGGAGCACCAATCAACACACCCTGCGAATACTTATGTGCAGCCACCTGCAGCGGATTATCAATCGGCACAATCTTTGCCGGCGATTTTTTTAAAACTTCAGCATCAATCTCCACCATCACACCTCCCACGTCCGTGCCTATCCCCGTAGCTGCCGGGTAACCTCCCCTCCACTCCGTTTTTGCATAAAAGTGTGAACGAGCATCGTTAAAATCCTGATAATGTTGGGTGTCGCCTGACATAGCCGTAATCTGCTCAATATAGTTCCACTGACGAATTATCGAATCAATGGGCATTTTTTCTTGTTCCAAAATAGCCTCCAATTTGGCAAGAACATCAACAGATTGCTTGCGAATTGAATCGCTCAGAAAATCTGCAACAATTCCCTCCGTAAAAAGTTGCTTACTGCTACTGCTATTGCTCACCACATACCTAACAC includes these proteins:
- a CDS encoding Putative dihydroxyacetone kinase, dihydroxyacetone binding subunit, translating into MKTKFINETNNITAELLEGYVMAFKDQVKLGAENIVVRANPKSQDKVAIVAFGGSGHEPAVSGFVGEGMLDCSVVGDIFAAPGAQRLFQGIQMMQRPAGILLLILNHSGDVMSGNMAKQLAERMGIKVASIMTHDDISAGLDAADDDRRGLAGAVVMYKVLGAAAEEGKSLDELMEIGERLNKNIATLAVAMRACTHPQNGATITELPDGMMEVGMGQHGEAGSGGAQPLVSADATAEFMVSMLMKKLDVKAGEKVVLYINGVGSSTLMEQLIVYRAAAKYLESAGAVIVDGYAGELLTVQEQAGFQMILAKLDDDHVDYLKNYPSNAPYWTRK
- a CDS encoding Autoinducer 2 (AI-2) aldolase LsrF, yielding MADMDGILENKDKDYGIGIPVETKSYFLKGLDGTDWGLRDRMARIFRPATGRTVMLAFDHGYIMGPTSGLERLDLGIVPLIKYADSLMCTRGSLRSVVPADSNKAICLRYSAGSSILTELNNECLIDIVDAVRLNASAMAVMISMGGTYEALTIKNLVQAADYGYKYGIPTMGVTAVGKEMARDAKYFGLASRVAAENGANIVKTYYCDGFEKVVNACPVPIVIAGGKKLEELEALDLCYKAINEGAAGVDMGRNVFQSSKPEAMIQAVSAVVHDGLTPAQAFEMFNDL
- a CDS encoding D-lyxose isomerase; this translates as MLFACESKKEKDCCEKENQTKCEKEMKAPYTKKYTNADFYKDGVFQPEVAKKAFYEMFEYYGYPVTDFVEKEAWYTDFGMGDFENCGMGGIFFVNDPEAGYFAHDIYLLPGQMIPEHSHVATKFPAKMETWMVRNGSCYNFTELGEPKADAEKIIPASQLATTKSKNYVVQNVGDIIHLGKIGSWHFLLAGENGAIVHEWANYHDGAGLRFTNPKAKL
- a CDS encoding Putative dihydroxyacetone kinase, ADP-binding subunit gives rise to the protein MEKITIADFQRMIGAAYTNIKSRAEEFSKLDAALGDGDHGEAIETAFKVIARASEKGGNFKGLLGDMGFAVMLETSGSTSTLLGGFLLGMSDNVPAAEEIDADELKKMFAGGLLGVQKNTKAAIGDKTMMDALIPAVEAIETCQSNDINEVLRVGADAALKGVEATVNMKANFGRARNLGDKTIGHPDAGATSWASMFESFAGAL